A region of Betta splendens chromosome 13, fBetSpl5.4, whole genome shotgun sequence DNA encodes the following proteins:
- the arcn1b gene encoding archain 1b: MVLLAAAVCTKAGKAIVSRQFVEMTRTRIEGLLAAFPKLMNTGKQHTFVETDSVRYVYQPLEKLYMVLITTKNSNILEDLETLRLFSRVIPEYCRVLEESEISEHCFDLIFAFDEIVALGYRENVNLAQIRTFTEMDSHEEKVFRAVRETQEREAKAEMRRKAKELQQARRDAERSGKKLPAFGGFGSAGMTSVSSGSIITDTIVEPEKPKITPASVRPSGPSKALKLGAKGKEVDNFVDKLKSEGETIMSTTGKRGSDVSKVLPPPVNVESVHLREEEKISLTCGRDGGLQNMEVLGMLTLRVTDEKNGRIRLIINNNDNKGLQLQTHPNVDKKLFTSESVIGLKNPEKSFPLNNDVGVLKWRLQTTDESLIPLNINCWPSESGTGCDVNIEYELQEESLELNDVVISIPVPSGVGTPVIGDLDGEYKHDSRRNILEWCLPVIDANNKTGSLEFSIAGQPNDFFPIGVSFVSKRNYCDIQVTKVTHVDGDSPVRFSTETSFVVDKYEIL, translated from the exons ATG GTGCTGTTGGCTGCGGCTGTGTGCACCAAGGCTGGAAAGGCCATTGTATCACGGCAGTTTGTGGAAATGACCCGGACACGTATTGAGGGTCTCCTGGCTGCATTCCCTAAACTGATGAACACAGGAAAGCAGCATACCTTCGTGGAAACAGACAGTGTTCGTTATGTGTATCAGCCCCTGGAGAAACTTTACATGGTCCTCATTACAACCAAGAACAGTAACATCCTGGAGGACCTAGAGACGCTCAGACTTTTCTCGCGTGTG ATCCCAGAATACTGCCGTGTGTTGGAGGAGAGTGAAATATCAGAGCACTGTTTTGACTTGATTTTCGCCTTTGATGAAATTGTGGCATTGGGCTACAGAGAGAATGTCAACCTGGCTCAAATTCGCACCTTCACAGAGATGGACTCTCATGAGGAAAAGGTTTTCCGCGCTGTCAGAGAG aCTCAGGAAAGAGAGGCCAAGGCAGAGATGAGAAGGAAGGccaaggagctgcagcaggctaGGAGGGATGCTGAGCGCTCTGGAAAGAAGCTGCCAGCTTTTGGTGGCTTTGGCAGTGCTGGCATGACCAGCGTCTCCTCCGGATCtatcatcacagacacaattGTTGAGCCAGAAAAGCCAAAGATCACACCTGCATCAGTCAG ACCAAGTGGACCAAGTAAGGCTCTGAAACTGGGTGCAAAAGGAAAAGAAGTTGACAACTTTGTTGACAAGCTCAAGTCTGAGGGTGAAACAATCATGTCCACCACAGGAAAGAGAGGCTCGGATGTATCAAAAGTTCTGCCACCACCTGTTAATGTGGAGAG TGTACATCTACGTGAGGAGGAGAAGATTTCACTGACTTGTGGACGTGATGGCGGCCTACAGAATATGGAGGTCCTGGGCATGCTAACACTCCGGGTCACAGATGAGAAGAATGGACGTATTCGCCTTATTATAAACAATAATGACAACAAAGGATTGCAGCTTCAA ACACATCCCAATGTGGACAAGAAGTTGTTCACATCAGAGTCAGTGATCGGACTAAAGAATCCAGAGAAGTCATTCCCTCTCAACAATGATGTTGGTGTACTGAAGTGGAGGCTACAGACTACAGATGAGTCCCTCATACCATTAAACA TAAACTGCTGGCCTTCAGAGAGTGGTACAGGCTGTGATGTTAACATTGAAtatgagctgcaggaggagagccTCGAGCTCAACGATGTGGTCATCAGCATCCCTGTACC GTCTGGTGTAGGAACTCCTGTGATTGGTGACTTGGATGGAGAGTACAAACATGACAGCAGAAGAAACATCCTGGAGTGGTGCCTACCTGTCATTGATGCCAATAACAAAACCGGCAGCCTGGAGTTCAGCATTGCTGGACAGCCCAACGACTTCTTCCCTATCGGTGTATCCTTTGTGTCCAAACGCAACTACTGCGACATACAG GTTACCAAAGTGACTCATGTAGATGGTGACAGCCCCGTTAGATTCTCTACTGAAACCTCGTTTGTGGTCGACAAATATGAaatcctgtaa
- the LOC114867724 gene encoding porphobilinogen deaminase-like isoform X2, which translates to MSEEAQSLDGNGKVSRVIRIGTRKSQLARIQTDSVADKLKKLYPDIHLDIVAMSTTGDIVLDRALSKIGEKSLFTKELENALDKNEVDLVVHSLKDLPTVLPPGFTIGAVLKRENPHDAVVLHPKNAGKTLDTLPQNSVVGTSSLRRAAQLKKRFPHLEFKDIRGNLNTRLKKLDEKDDFAAIILAAAGLWRMGWENRISQILEPEDCMYAVGQGALAVEVRARDADILEMVSVLHDHDTVLRCIAERAFLRHLEGGCSVPVAVHTEVKDGQLYLTGAVYSLDGSDSLKDTMQTSINADDESLEEVDEQVQRVGVTAHKISGEVQNRAERLGVDLANLLLSKGAKEILTVARQLNDAR; encoded by the exons ATGTCGGAAGAAGCACAATCTCTG GATGGAAATGGCAAGGTTAGCCGAGTCATCCGGATTGGAACACGCAAAAGCCAG TTGGCTCGCATCCAGACTGACAGTGTGGCTGACAAGTTGAAAAAGCTGTATCCTGACATTCATCTGGATATAG TTGCCATGTCAACAACAGGAGATATTGTCCTTGACAGGGCTTTATCAAAG ATAGGAGAGAAGAGTCTTTTCACCAAAGAATTGGAGAATGCTCTGGACAAGAACGA gGTTGATCTTGTCGTTCACTCGTTGAAAGACCTTCCCACCGTTCTGCCCCCAGGATTCACCATCGGAGCCGTCCTGAA GAGAGAGAACCCACATGATGCTGTTGTTTTACATCCCAAAAATGCAGGAAAAACTCTTGACACTCTTCCACAAAACAG tGTGGTTGGCACCAGTTCACTGCGCCGCGCTGCTCAGCTGAAGAAACGATTCCCCCACCTGGAGTTCAAAGACATT CGTGGGAACCTGAACACCCGCCTGAAGAAGTTGGATGAGAAAGATGACTTCGCTGCCATTAttctcgctgctgctggcctcTGGAGAATGGGCTGGGAGAACCGGATCAGTCAG ATCCTGGAGCCTGAGGACTGCATGTATGCTGTTGGACAG GGTGCTCTGGCAGTGGAGGTTCGGGCCAGAGACGCAGACATCCTCGAGATGGTCTCTGTCCTCCATGACCACGACACTGTGCTGCGCTGCATAGCTGAGAGAGCCTTTCTCAGACACTTG GAGGGCGGGTGCAGCGTGCCAGTGGCTGTTCACACTGAAGTGAAGGATGGCCAG CTCTACCTGACTGGAGCAGTGTACAGCTTAGATGGATCAGATAGTCTGAAGGACACCATGCAGACCAGCATCAATGCCGATGACGAG AGTTTGGAGGAGGTGGACGAGCAAGTTCAACGAGTGGGAGTCACAGCCCACAAGATCTCAGGTGAAGTCCAGAACCGAGCAGAGCGGCTGGGGGTGGACCTGGCCAACTTACTGCTGAGCAAAGGAGCCAAGGAGATCCTGACGGTCGCTAGGCAGCTTAATGACGCCAGATAA
- the LOC114867724 gene encoding porphobilinogen deaminase-like isoform X1 yields MDEAPYKYIRDGNGKVSRVIRIGTRKSQLARIQTDSVADKLKKLYPDIHLDIVAMSTTGDIVLDRALSKIGEKSLFTKELENALDKNEVDLVVHSLKDLPTVLPPGFTIGAVLKRENPHDAVVLHPKNAGKTLDTLPQNSVVGTSSLRRAAQLKKRFPHLEFKDIRGNLNTRLKKLDEKDDFAAIILAAAGLWRMGWENRISQILEPEDCMYAVGQGALAVEVRARDADILEMVSVLHDHDTVLRCIAERAFLRHLEGGCSVPVAVHTEVKDGQLYLTGAVYSLDGSDSLKDTMQTSINADDESLEEVDEQVQRVGVTAHKISGEVQNRAERLGVDLANLLLSKGAKEILTVARQLNDAR; encoded by the exons ATGGATGAAGCACCTTACAAGTATATCAGG GATGGAAATGGCAAGGTTAGCCGAGTCATCCGGATTGGAACACGCAAAAGCCAG TTGGCTCGCATCCAGACTGACAGTGTGGCTGACAAGTTGAAAAAGCTGTATCCTGACATTCATCTGGATATAG TTGCCATGTCAACAACAGGAGATATTGTCCTTGACAGGGCTTTATCAAAG ATAGGAGAGAAGAGTCTTTTCACCAAAGAATTGGAGAATGCTCTGGACAAGAACGA gGTTGATCTTGTCGTTCACTCGTTGAAAGACCTTCCCACCGTTCTGCCCCCAGGATTCACCATCGGAGCCGTCCTGAA GAGAGAGAACCCACATGATGCTGTTGTTTTACATCCCAAAAATGCAGGAAAAACTCTTGACACTCTTCCACAAAACAG tGTGGTTGGCACCAGTTCACTGCGCCGCGCTGCTCAGCTGAAGAAACGATTCCCCCACCTGGAGTTCAAAGACATT CGTGGGAACCTGAACACCCGCCTGAAGAAGTTGGATGAGAAAGATGACTTCGCTGCCATTAttctcgctgctgctggcctcTGGAGAATGGGCTGGGAGAACCGGATCAGTCAG ATCCTGGAGCCTGAGGACTGCATGTATGCTGTTGGACAG GGTGCTCTGGCAGTGGAGGTTCGGGCCAGAGACGCAGACATCCTCGAGATGGTCTCTGTCCTCCATGACCACGACACTGTGCTGCGCTGCATAGCTGAGAGAGCCTTTCTCAGACACTTG GAGGGCGGGTGCAGCGTGCCAGTGGCTGTTCACACTGAAGTGAAGGATGGCCAG CTCTACCTGACTGGAGCAGTGTACAGCTTAGATGGATCAGATAGTCTGAAGGACACCATGCAGACCAGCATCAATGCCGATGACGAG AGTTTGGAGGAGGTGGACGAGCAAGTTCAACGAGTGGGAGTCACAGCCCACAAGATCTCAGGTGAAGTCCAGAACCGAGCAGAGCGGCTGGGGGTGGACCTGGCCAACTTACTGCTGAGCAAAGGAGCCAAGGAGATCCTGACGGTCGCTAGGCAGCTTAATGACGCCAGATAA
- the LOC114867723 gene encoding uncharacterized protein LOC114867723, which produces MEPLKWPVAPDGYIPNSVIRSWGMKKKVHSQTESSNDVILSDLESTTHNEEDFKTRIFWFDKEEADEEERTADVIGKRNEFVDEKKRQETKSDIKKEKEDEKDPLRKLEGIMKREEEKDRMDERREGKMVGTDLLKSSHNIQTNTGTIYYEEMKLERNNVISIIGPERSSNMQGDLMLCVDASNTQRPMNNTKSSKMGFSSSTLGHNTGEDLDTKLCDTRSPPFLSVTTKQKTSAVVTKGLDSTIYTPLTQPQDWTCHPQMSDPPVTDQPQPDFAPSGGSPVRDKVFLLSKEKNFTKQAVPPLDPKALRLFRKYKDTIKNSSHYLNTGKLHLNTHRNRSFAPKANLSSFPIQHNRTIHPEPPDRCLDSGSLGQSVLPEHLSVHQRVVQKIQRKDTVSETSTLFHHVIPMAAQNSFATLSLSGTTQYGILQFDWIRGHEEDKLLDISGTNTKDTHYVLFTNRALCHPNVFV; this is translated from the exons ATGGAGCCTTTAAAATGGCCAGTAGCTCCAGACGGATACATTCCCAACTCTGTGATCCGGAGCTGGGGGATGAAGAAGAAGGTACACAGCCAAACAGAAAGTTCGAATGATGTAATCCTTTCTGACCTGGAAAGCACAACACACAATGAGGAGGATTTCAAAACAAGAATTTTCTGGTTCGACAAAGAGGAGGCAGACGAAGAAGAAAGAACAGCTGATGTGATTGGGAAGAGAAATGAATTTGTAGATGAGAAGAAGAGACAAGAGACTAAATCAGATataaagaaggagaaggaagatgaGAAAGATCCTCTAAGAAAGCTGGAGGGAAtaatgaagagagaggaggaaaaggacaggatggatgagaggagagaagggaagaTGGTTGGGACTGATCTCCTGAAATCTTCCCACAACATTCAGACAAACACTGGAACAATATATTATGAAGAAATGAAGCTTGAAAGGAACAATGTTATTTCAATCATTGGCCCAGAAAGAAGTTCAAACATGCAGGGCGATCTGATGCTTTGTGTTGATGCTTCTAACACACAAAGACCCATGAATAATACCAAATCATCTAAAATGGGATTTTCTAGCTCAACATTAGGTCACAACACTGGGGAAGATTTGGACACGAAGCTCTGTGACACCCGCTCACCTCCATTTCTTTCTGTGACCACGAAACAGAAAACATCTGCTGTCGTGACTAAAG GACTTGATAGTACCATTTATACACCACTTACACAGCCCCAGGATTGGACTTGTCATCCTCAGATGTCTGATCCTCCAGTCACTGACCAACCCCAACCAGACTTTGCTCCCAGTGGAGGTTCCCCAGTCAGAGATAAAGTGTTCCTCCTCTCCAAAGAGAAGAACTTCACAAAGCAAGCAGTGCCTCCTCTTGACCCAAAGGCCTTAAGACTCTTTAGGAAATACAAAGACACTATAAAGAATTCATCACACTATTTAAATACTGGAAAGCTACATCTGAACACCCACAGGAATAGGTCTTTTGCTCCTAAAGCCAACCTGTCCAGCTTTCCCATTCAGCACAACAGGACTATCCATCCAGAACCTCCTGATCGCTGCCTTGACTCAGGGTCACTGGGCCAATCAGTGCTACCTGAGCACCTGTCAGTACATCAGAGGGTGGTGCAGAAGATCCAGAGAAAAGACACTGTGAGTGAAACCTCCACCCTCTTCCATCACGTGATCCCAATGGCTGCTCAAAACAGTTTTGCTACTTTGAGCCTCAGTGGGACAACTCAGTACGGAATACTGCAGTTTGACTGGATTAGGGGCCATGAGGAGGACAAGCTGCTGGACATTTCTGGAACAAATACCAAGGATACTCATTATGTTTTGTTTACCAACAGGGCTTTGTGCCATCCTAATGTATTTGTTTAG
- the LOC114867721 gene encoding ubiquitin-associated and SH3 domain-containing protein B-like isoform X3: MWTTPSWTTPCPESLSCTCGQVVRYRTSSPTSGSRAVSLVARIKPTTFSLTSLSVSSSCAQTTRLKLCVRPCRDQSADVLKQFAADFASEAARKAEVHVEAHKKQLHVTLAYNFPSDHLPSLEKLAKGIEVKLGCDWLAVLFSRDIRFANHETLRVMYPYIPQNEDEMELVPGDFVFMSPVEQNNTSEGWLYATSLTTGLSGLLPENYVSLANESDTWVLHGSHSFFSCGPSDKTSKERWPFDGLLDSRRNDSTSPGDTPTLSLICHPMQQVLRLSAGHSRQPKRTLFVCRHGERMDVVFGKQWLSLCSDSKGRYVRSNLNMPPSLPLWGGQRDYDMDAPITAFGSIQAQLVGEALLESNTVIDFVYCSPSLRCVQTAQNILKGLQQDGKLKVRVEPGLFEWTKWVSGSSLPVWIPPTDLAAAHFSVDTTYRPQIPINKLTVSESYENYMSRSHQVTKDILSHCKNTGNNVLIVAHASSLEACTRHLQGRSPQSAKDFIQVVRKIPYLGFCSCEEQGDTGVWQLVDPPILPLTHGPNHTFDWREILLQE, translated from the exons ATGTGGACGACCCCTTCCTGGACGACCCCCTGCCCAGAGAGTTTGTCCTGTACCTGCGGCCAAGTGGTCCGCTACAGAACCAGCTCTCCCACTTCTGGCAGCAGAGCCGTGTCACTTGTGGCAAGAATAAAGCCCACAACATTTTCCCTCACATCACTCTCTGTCAGTTCTTCATG TGCGCAGACCACAAGGTTGAAGCTCTGTGTGAGGCCCTGCAG GGACCAGTCAGCTGACGTCCTCAAGCAGTTTGCAGCTGACTTTGCCTCTGAGGCCGCAAGGAAGGCAG AAGTGCATGTTGAGGCTCACAAGAAGCAGCTGCATGTAACTCTGGCCTACAACTTTCCCTCTGATCACCTTCCATCACTGGAAAAACTTGCCAAAGGTATTGAAGTGAAGCTGGGCTGTGATTGGCTGGCCGTCCTGTTTTCCAGGGACATTCGTTTTGCTAATCACGAG ACTCTTCGAGTGATGTACCCATACATCCCTCAGAACGAGGATGAGATGGAGCTGGTTCCTGGAGATTTTGTCTTCATGTCTCCTGTGGAACAGAATAATACTAGCGAGGGTTGGTTGTACGCTACCTCGCTGACCACAGGGTTGTCTGGCCTCCTGCCGGAGAATTACGTTAGCCTGGCCAATGAGTCTGATACCTGGGTCCTCCATGG CTCCCATTCCTTCTTCAGCTGTGGACCCAGTGATAAGACCAGTAAGGAGAGGTGGCCGTTTGATGGGCTGCTGGATAGCCGGCGCAACGACAGCACGAGTCCTGGAGACACACCCACCCTCAGTCTCATTTGTCATCCAATGCAG CAGGTTCTGCGACTGAGCGCCGGCCACTCTCGGCAGCCCAAACGTACCCTTTTTGTGTGTCGACACGGTGAGCGGATGGACGTGGTCTTTGGCAAACAGTGGCTGTCGCTCTGCTCCGATAGTAAAG gtAGATATGTACGTTCAAACCTGAATATGCCTCCCAGTTTGCCACTGTGGGGAGGACAAAGGGACTACGACATGGACGCTCCCATCACTGCGTTTGGATCCATTCAGGCTCAACTAGTGG GTGAAGCCCTGTTAGAGAGCAACACAGTCATAGATTTTGTGTACTGTTCTCCCTCTTTGCGGTGTGTTCAGACCGCACAGAACATTCTGAAAG GTCTACAACAGGACGGGAAGCTGAAGGTGCGAGTGGAACCGGGGCTCTTCGAATGGACCAAGTGGGTTTCTGGGAGCTCCTTGCCTGTGTGGATCCCCCCCACAGACCTGGCTGCAGCCCACTTCAGTGTGGACACAACATACAG ACCTCAGATCCCCATCAACAAGCTCACTGTGTCAGAATCATATGAGAACTATATGAGTCGGAGCCATCAAGTTACCAAAGACATCCTCTCCCATTGCAAAAACACTG GAAACAACGTGCTGATTGTAGCCCACGCATCTTCCTTAGAGGCCTGCACACGCCACCTGCAGGGCCGCAGCCCACAGAGCGCTAAGGACTTCATCCAAGTAGTCCGGAAG ATTCCATATCTGGGCTTCTGCTCATGTGAGGAGCAGGGAGACACAGGAGTGTGGCAGTTAGTGGACCCGCCCATCCTCCCCCTCACACATGGACCAAACCACACCTTTGACTGGAGAGAGATACTTCTGCAAGAATGA
- the LOC114867721 gene encoding ubiquitin-associated and SH3 domain-containing protein B-like isoform X2, which translates to MAAKEDLYSKILPRRLRQNRSGSAKCGSNLDVLLSMGFPKPRALKALVSTGGRSVQAACDWLFSHVDDPFLDDPLPREFVLYLRPSGPLQNQLSHFWQQSRVTCGKNKAHNIFPHITLCQFFMCADHKVEALCEALQVTVQQWRGRFPSPLPLELYTSSNFIGLFVRDQSADVLKQFAADFASEAARKAEVHVEAHKKQLHVTLAYNFPSDHLPSLEKLAKGIEVKLGCDWLAVLFSRDIRFANHETLRVMYPYIPQNEDEMELVPGDFVFMSPVEQNNTSEGWLYATSLTTGLSGLLPENYVSLANESDTWVLHGSHSFFSCGPSDKTSKERWPFDGLLDSRRNDSTSPGDTPTLSLICHPMQVLRLSAGHSRQPKRTLFVCRHGERMDVVFGKQWLSLCSDSKGRYVRSNLNMPPSLPLWGGQRDYDMDAPITAFGSIQAQLVGEALLESNTVIDFVYCSPSLRCVQTAQNILKGLQQDGKLKVRVEPGLFEWTKWVSGSSLPVWIPPTDLAAAHFSVDTTYRPQIPINKLTVSESYENYMSRSHQVTKDILSHCKNTGNNVLIVAHASSLEACTRHLQGRSPQSAKDFIQVVRKIPYLGFCSCEEQGDTGVWQLVDPPILPLTHGPNHTFDWREILLQE; encoded by the exons ACTGAAAGCTCTGGTATCAACAGGAGGTCGGAGTGTGCAAGCAGCATGCGACTG GCTGTTTTCACATGTGGACGACCCCTTCCTGGACGACCCCCTGCCCAGAGAGTTTGTCCTGTACCTGCGGCCAAGTGGTCCGCTACAGAACCAGCTCTCCCACTTCTGGCAGCAGAGCCGTGTCACTTGTGGCAAGAATAAAGCCCACAACATTTTCCCTCACATCACTCTCTGTCAGTTCTTCATG TGCGCAGACCACAAGGTTGAAGCTCTGTGTGAGGCCCTGCAGGTAACTGTACAGCAGTGGAGAGGTCGGTTTCCCAGCCCACTTCCACTAGAACTCTACACATCATCCAACTTTATTGGGCTTTTTGTTAGGGACCAGTCAGCTGACGTCCTCAAGCAGTTTGCAGCTGACTTTGCCTCTGAGGCCGCAAGGAAGGCAG AAGTGCATGTTGAGGCTCACAAGAAGCAGCTGCATGTAACTCTGGCCTACAACTTTCCCTCTGATCACCTTCCATCACTGGAAAAACTTGCCAAAGGTATTGAAGTGAAGCTGGGCTGTGATTGGCTGGCCGTCCTGTTTTCCAGGGACATTCGTTTTGCTAATCACGAG ACTCTTCGAGTGATGTACCCATACATCCCTCAGAACGAGGATGAGATGGAGCTGGTTCCTGGAGATTTTGTCTTCATGTCTCCTGTGGAACAGAATAATACTAGCGAGGGTTGGTTGTACGCTACCTCGCTGACCACAGGGTTGTCTGGCCTCCTGCCGGAGAATTACGTTAGCCTGGCCAATGAGTCTGATACCTGGGTCCTCCATGG CTCCCATTCCTTCTTCAGCTGTGGACCCAGTGATAAGACCAGTAAGGAGAGGTGGCCGTTTGATGGGCTGCTGGATAGCCGGCGCAACGACAGCACGAGTCCTGGAGACACACCCACCCTCAGTCTCATTTGTCATCCAATGCAG GTTCTGCGACTGAGCGCCGGCCACTCTCGGCAGCCCAAACGTACCCTTTTTGTGTGTCGACACGGTGAGCGGATGGACGTGGTCTTTGGCAAACAGTGGCTGTCGCTCTGCTCCGATAGTAAAG gtAGATATGTACGTTCAAACCTGAATATGCCTCCCAGTTTGCCACTGTGGGGAGGACAAAGGGACTACGACATGGACGCTCCCATCACTGCGTTTGGATCCATTCAGGCTCAACTAGTGG GTGAAGCCCTGTTAGAGAGCAACACAGTCATAGATTTTGTGTACTGTTCTCCCTCTTTGCGGTGTGTTCAGACCGCACAGAACATTCTGAAAG GTCTACAACAGGACGGGAAGCTGAAGGTGCGAGTGGAACCGGGGCTCTTCGAATGGACCAAGTGGGTTTCTGGGAGCTCCTTGCCTGTGTGGATCCCCCCCACAGACCTGGCTGCAGCCCACTTCAGTGTGGACACAACATACAG ACCTCAGATCCCCATCAACAAGCTCACTGTGTCAGAATCATATGAGAACTATATGAGTCGGAGCCATCAAGTTACCAAAGACATCCTCTCCCATTGCAAAAACACTG GAAACAACGTGCTGATTGTAGCCCACGCATCTTCCTTAGAGGCCTGCACACGCCACCTGCAGGGCCGCAGCCCACAGAGCGCTAAGGACTTCATCCAAGTAGTCCGGAAG ATTCCATATCTGGGCTTCTGCTCATGTGAGGAGCAGGGAGACACAGGAGTGTGGCAGTTAGTGGACCCGCCCATCCTCCCCCTCACACATGGACCAAACCACACCTTTGACTGGAGAGAGATACTTCTGCAAGAATGA
- the LOC114867721 gene encoding ubiquitin-associated and SH3 domain-containing protein B-like isoform X1, which yields MAAKEDLYSKILPRRLRQNRSGSAKCGSNLDVLLSMGFPKPRALKALVSTGGRSVQAACDWLFSHVDDPFLDDPLPREFVLYLRPSGPLQNQLSHFWQQSRVTCGKNKAHNIFPHITLCQFFMCADHKVEALCEALQVTVQQWRGRFPSPLPLELYTSSNFIGLFVRDQSADVLKQFAADFASEAARKAEVHVEAHKKQLHVTLAYNFPSDHLPSLEKLAKGIEVKLGCDWLAVLFSRDIRFANHETLRVMYPYIPQNEDEMELVPGDFVFMSPVEQNNTSEGWLYATSLTTGLSGLLPENYVSLANESDTWVLHGSHSFFSCGPSDKTSKERWPFDGLLDSRRNDSTSPGDTPTLSLICHPMQQVLRLSAGHSRQPKRTLFVCRHGERMDVVFGKQWLSLCSDSKGRYVRSNLNMPPSLPLWGGQRDYDMDAPITAFGSIQAQLVGEALLESNTVIDFVYCSPSLRCVQTAQNILKGLQQDGKLKVRVEPGLFEWTKWVSGSSLPVWIPPTDLAAAHFSVDTTYRPQIPINKLTVSESYENYMSRSHQVTKDILSHCKNTGNNVLIVAHASSLEACTRHLQGRSPQSAKDFIQVVRKIPYLGFCSCEEQGDTGVWQLVDPPILPLTHGPNHTFDWREILLQE from the exons ACTGAAAGCTCTGGTATCAACAGGAGGTCGGAGTGTGCAAGCAGCATGCGACTG GCTGTTTTCACATGTGGACGACCCCTTCCTGGACGACCCCCTGCCCAGAGAGTTTGTCCTGTACCTGCGGCCAAGTGGTCCGCTACAGAACCAGCTCTCCCACTTCTGGCAGCAGAGCCGTGTCACTTGTGGCAAGAATAAAGCCCACAACATTTTCCCTCACATCACTCTCTGTCAGTTCTTCATG TGCGCAGACCACAAGGTTGAAGCTCTGTGTGAGGCCCTGCAGGTAACTGTACAGCAGTGGAGAGGTCGGTTTCCCAGCCCACTTCCACTAGAACTCTACACATCATCCAACTTTATTGGGCTTTTTGTTAGGGACCAGTCAGCTGACGTCCTCAAGCAGTTTGCAGCTGACTTTGCCTCTGAGGCCGCAAGGAAGGCAG AAGTGCATGTTGAGGCTCACAAGAAGCAGCTGCATGTAACTCTGGCCTACAACTTTCCCTCTGATCACCTTCCATCACTGGAAAAACTTGCCAAAGGTATTGAAGTGAAGCTGGGCTGTGATTGGCTGGCCGTCCTGTTTTCCAGGGACATTCGTTTTGCTAATCACGAG ACTCTTCGAGTGATGTACCCATACATCCCTCAGAACGAGGATGAGATGGAGCTGGTTCCTGGAGATTTTGTCTTCATGTCTCCTGTGGAACAGAATAATACTAGCGAGGGTTGGTTGTACGCTACCTCGCTGACCACAGGGTTGTCTGGCCTCCTGCCGGAGAATTACGTTAGCCTGGCCAATGAGTCTGATACCTGGGTCCTCCATGG CTCCCATTCCTTCTTCAGCTGTGGACCCAGTGATAAGACCAGTAAGGAGAGGTGGCCGTTTGATGGGCTGCTGGATAGCCGGCGCAACGACAGCACGAGTCCTGGAGACACACCCACCCTCAGTCTCATTTGTCATCCAATGCAG CAGGTTCTGCGACTGAGCGCCGGCCACTCTCGGCAGCCCAAACGTACCCTTTTTGTGTGTCGACACGGTGAGCGGATGGACGTGGTCTTTGGCAAACAGTGGCTGTCGCTCTGCTCCGATAGTAAAG gtAGATATGTACGTTCAAACCTGAATATGCCTCCCAGTTTGCCACTGTGGGGAGGACAAAGGGACTACGACATGGACGCTCCCATCACTGCGTTTGGATCCATTCAGGCTCAACTAGTGG GTGAAGCCCTGTTAGAGAGCAACACAGTCATAGATTTTGTGTACTGTTCTCCCTCTTTGCGGTGTGTTCAGACCGCACAGAACATTCTGAAAG GTCTACAACAGGACGGGAAGCTGAAGGTGCGAGTGGAACCGGGGCTCTTCGAATGGACCAAGTGGGTTTCTGGGAGCTCCTTGCCTGTGTGGATCCCCCCCACAGACCTGGCTGCAGCCCACTTCAGTGTGGACACAACATACAG ACCTCAGATCCCCATCAACAAGCTCACTGTGTCAGAATCATATGAGAACTATATGAGTCGGAGCCATCAAGTTACCAAAGACATCCTCTCCCATTGCAAAAACACTG GAAACAACGTGCTGATTGTAGCCCACGCATCTTCCTTAGAGGCCTGCACACGCCACCTGCAGGGCCGCAGCCCACAGAGCGCTAAGGACTTCATCCAAGTAGTCCGGAAG ATTCCATATCTGGGCTTCTGCTCATGTGAGGAGCAGGGAGACACAGGAGTGTGGCAGTTAGTGGACCCGCCCATCCTCCCCCTCACACATGGACCAAACCACACCTTTGACTGGAGAGAGATACTTCTGCAAGAATGA